Part of the Verrucomicrobiia bacterium genome, GCCAGCCGGCGGCGGGAATGTGGGGGGCCATCTGGCAGTTGAGAAACGCTACGGCGCTGCCGGGGAAGCGGTCCGTGCCGATGCGTGCGAGCCAGTTGCGCTTCACGTCCGGCGCCGCAGTCAGCCGGCAGTGGGAAAACACAAAGCCGAATTGGTCCTCGGGGTTGCGGGACGTGACGTAATAACCGTCGTGCATCGCCTTCAGTTCGCAGTTCTCGAAGAACGTCACGCCATGCCCCCAGATGAAGTCCACGTCGCCTTCCACGTAACAGTTCGCGACGTAAACGCGGCCGTTCAACAGCAGGGTGTCCTGAAAGCTGTAAAAGTCGCAGTCGCGAATCGTGCAGCGCTGGCCACTCAGACGCAGCGCCTCGGCCTGTGAGCCGCGATACGGCGTGGTGTTGCGGATCGTCAGGTTCTCGAACGTCACATCGTCGGCATCCGCGCTGATGAACGGGCGCATCATGCGGCCGGGGTTCAGCTTGTCGTTGTTGCGGCCGGCGAGAATGGATTCCTTGCGGTCCTCGCCAACCACGCGGATGCGGTTCCGGCCCGGCCCGAGATAGGCGACGGCATCGTAGGTGCCCTTGCGGATGTAGATCTCGAACGGCGTGTAGTTGTCCTCGGGGATGTAATCCGCCGCGCCTTGCAACGTGCAGAAATCGCCGCGGCTGTCGGGGGCGACTTCGAGCCGCGTGCGATTCTTCGGCAGCGGCGCGCGGGTGGTGAACAGCCACTCGCCGTTCGTCATGCTCCCGAACGCCTCGCCGCCGGCCGATTTGAACACGCCGGGTTCGATGACCACGGCAAAGGTGGTGTTCGTGGCGCCCTCGAGCACATGGGCGCGAAGCTGGACGGTGATCGTGTTGCCATCGATGCGGAAGGGCTCGTAGCGCAGCAGCTTGGTGCCGAACAAATTTGTCCAGCCGCCGTCCGCGACCTCAAGCGCGTCCACGATTTTGCCGTCGTTCATCCGCACGACCTTGAGTTGGCCGGTGTTTCCCAACGTCACCGGCGCGTTGAAGGTCAGCCGCAATGGCGTGTCGGGGCAGATGCCGGCCGCGTGGTCGACGGGGTAACGATTCGTGACGGCGAGTTCTGCGTGGGTGGTGAAGCAAAACAGCGCGGCCGCGAGCGGGACGATGGCGCCGGGATGGATGCGATTGGTCATCTCGGATTTTGGAACGGCGGCCCTGATGTGTTTACTTTTGCTTCCGGCCCGGCCTGGCCTTGGGGCCGGCGGCGATCGCTTTGGTGCCGGGAAAGTTCAGGTATTGCCGCGCATTGGCGTAGCAGATGTTGCGGATCATCGGGCCGACGAGGGCGTCGTCATTCGGGATTTCGCCGTTTTCGATGTCGCGGCCGATGAGGTTGCAGAGCGTGCGGCGAAAATATTCGTGACGGCAGTAGCTCATGAACGAGCGCGAATCCGTGACCATGCCGACGAACCGCGAGAGCAGGCCGAGGTTCGAGAGCGCGTTCATCTGCCATTCCATGCCTTCCTTCTGATCCAGGAACCACCAGCCGGAACCGAACTGGATTTTGCCGGGGATGGTGCCGTCCTGGAAGTTGCCGATCATCGCGGCGAAGGCGTAGTTGTCCGCCGGATTGAGGTTGTAAATGATCGTCTTCGGCAGCGTGTTGTCGGCGTCGAGCCGGTTGAGATACGCGGACAACGCCTGGCCCTGGGGAAAATCGCCGATGGAATCAAAGCCGGTGTCCGGTCCGAGCTGCGTGAGCAGGCGGGTGTTGTTGTTGCGGAGCGCGCCGAGGTGAAGCTGCTTGGTCCAGCCTTTCGCCGCATCGAGCTGGCCGAAGAACACCATCATGAACGAGGCAAATTGCGCGTGCTCGGCCGGTGAAACCGCCCGGCCCCGGCGCGCCTTCGCGAAGATGGCGCCGGCCGTCTTCGCGTCGCAGAAATCGGCAAAGCAATGGTTCATGCCGTGATCCGAGAGCCGGCAACCATTGGTGTGGAAGAAATCGTGCCTCTGACGGAGCGCGTCGAGGAAGCCCGCGAAACTGCCGATGTCCACATTGCTGGCGGCGGCGAGCTGCTCCACCCAGGCATTGAAGCCCGCGGGCTGGTTCACGGTGAGCGCCTTGTCCGGCCGGAAGGCCGGCAGCATCCGCGTGGGATGACCGGACGTGGCGAACTGCCGGTGCCAGCGCAGGTCATCCACCGGGTCGTCCGTGGTGCAGACGTGCGTGACCCGAAATTTTTTGAGGATGCCCTGCGTGGTGAGCGCGGGCGTGCCGAGCTTTTCATTCGCCTTTTTCCAGACGCGTTCGGCGGCGGCTTCACTGAGCAGCTCGTTGATGCCGAAGTAGCGGCTCAATTCGAGGTGCGTCCAGTGGTAGAGCGGATTGCGCAATGTGTGCGGCACGGTGGCGGCCCACGCCTTGAACTTCTCGAACGGACTGGCGTCGCCCGTGCAATAACGCTCGGCCACGCCGTTCGAACGCATGGC contains:
- a CDS encoding pectinesterase family protein; protein product: MTNRIHPGAIVPLAAALFCFTTHAELAVTNRYPVDHAAGICPDTPLRLTFNAPVTLGNTGQLKVVRMNDGKIVDALEVADGGWTNLFGTKLLRYEPFRIDGNTITVQLRAHVLEGATNTTFAVVIEPGVFKSAGGEAFGSMTNGEWLFTTRAPLPKNRTRLEVAPDSRGDFCTLQGAADYIPEDNYTPFEIYIRKGTYDAVAYLGPGRNRIRVVGEDRKESILAGRNNDKLNPGRMMRPFISADADDVTFENLTIRNTTPYRGSQAEALRLSGQRCTIRDCDFYSFQDTLLLNGRVYVANCYVEGDVDFIWGHGVTFFENCELKAMHDGYYVTSRNPEDQFGFVFSHCRLTAAPDVKRNWLARIGTDRFPGSAVAFLNCQMAPHIPAAGWQIRGEDRAHLRLYEFNSTTLDGRPLDVSQRNPASRQLSRAEAAALSDPNQVLACQDHWKPKP
- the uxaC gene encoding glucuronate isomerase, yielding MKFTHDNFLLHTRTARRLYHRFAEPEPIFDYHCHLPPKDVAENRQFNNLFEIWLEGDHYKWRAMRSNGVAERYCTGDASPFEKFKAWAATVPHTLRNPLYHWTHLELSRYFGINELLSEAAAERVWKKANEKLGTPALTTQGILKKFRVTHVCTTDDPVDDLRWHRQFATSGHPTRMLPAFRPDKALTVNQPAGFNAWVEQLAAASNVDIGSFAGFLDALRQRHDFFHTNGCRLSDHGMNHCFADFCDAKTAGAIFAKARRGRAVSPAEHAQFASFMMVFFGQLDAAKGWTKQLHLGALRNNNTRLLTQLGPDTGFDSIGDFPQGQALSAYLNRLDADNTLPKTIIYNLNPADNYAFAAMIGNFQDGTIPGKIQFGSGWWFLDQKEGMEWQMNALSNLGLLSRFVGMVTDSRSFMSYCRHEYFRRTLCNLIGRDIENGEIPNDDALVGPMIRNICYANARQYLNFPGTKAIAAGPKARPGRKQK